One Streptomyces sp. NBC_01237 genomic region harbors:
- a CDS encoding SUKH-4 family immunity protein, producing the protein MVTFAQAQERADEWVNGDVAVYQHREVRVREFELGFVVWAEDRAEGPVSDGGCQRLVIARDSGEATLWPGLPVGEVIRRYEEEYGAPSDAPPAPAPPQRIDLNQTSFLLTPPEWLQEAADKLGIPDRRADRDSGARPDADASAGAGATPVPGTPVASAAPSVPSSPSPSSPSSAPSPAAPAAPVGAPSGDSADDWPAAAGQGAPGDYEPTASDGVPASASSAAVPVGSTPWAGTDTNGGSDEGAVPLPATVFAPPLSGADDEGAPPPVVPADAPTALMSGGSHLPRTSVAPALNPQQGPGPGPADIADAATSKAVVQPRGTRGGGAGTPPPPGAPGTPGMRPGATPPPSGPGAPGAPAGGYLPTQLVAQQGPPGAPQPPGPPGPPGAPTPPGPPAPPGPPGATPPPGGGMHHAATMFADPSSPGGPAAPQPPGPPGVPGAGAPQPPGPPGPPGAPGAPGAPQPPGPPGPPTPPAPPGGGGVHHAATMLASPGPVGPQAPQPPGPPGPPGMPLGGAPGPVPPNPHAPPPPPPSYGYPQQPTGQPTVGPGYQAVLRFRAPDGSEQQLIRRSAPGTPHPEWQMLHELRAMNVPPQQVIELHTELESCELPGGYCARMIRETWPQVRITSVAPYGTDHASRQQGMQHLLTHQGELHQVADGPARPAPVRAPLPQLPPAPAIPPEGVAEELVMAFGPQGVLRFDQRAVSRQGVPEIVARTLVWAGLPADFGPFFWAQPGQPVVPTLAELATQRQVQPASDAGSYLVMGTDFGRAICVQYGTANIVAVPVEAGPDGRPTAPQFVNTGLPEFVRSMALLGRMWRLRFGLNPEQAGRWTVDFQAQLVALDPAALASPESWWSVLLEQMWDGLL; encoded by the coding sequence ATGGTGACCTTCGCTCAGGCACAGGAGCGGGCGGACGAGTGGGTCAACGGCGATGTGGCCGTGTACCAGCACCGGGAGGTGCGGGTCCGTGAGTTCGAGCTGGGCTTCGTGGTGTGGGCCGAGGACCGCGCGGAGGGCCCCGTCTCGGACGGCGGCTGCCAGCGGCTGGTGATCGCCCGCGACAGCGGTGAGGCCACACTGTGGCCCGGACTGCCGGTGGGCGAGGTGATCCGGCGGTACGAGGAGGAGTACGGTGCCCCGTCCGACGCGCCGCCCGCTCCGGCGCCGCCGCAGCGCATCGACCTGAACCAGACGTCGTTCCTGCTGACCCCGCCGGAGTGGCTCCAGGAGGCCGCGGACAAGCTGGGGATCCCGGACCGGCGCGCGGACAGGGACAGCGGCGCGCGTCCGGACGCGGACGCGAGTGCGGGTGCGGGGGCGACGCCGGTTCCGGGGACACCCGTGGCATCCGCCGCCCCGTCCGTTCCCTCTTCTCCTTCCCCCTCCTCTCCTTCCTCCGCGCCCTCTCCCGCTGCCCCCGCCGCTCCCGTCGGGGCTCCGTCCGGGGACTCGGCGGACGACTGGCCGGCCGCCGCCGGCCAGGGCGCTCCCGGCGACTACGAGCCGACGGCATCCGACGGTGTTCCCGCGTCCGCGTCGTCCGCCGCCGTGCCCGTGGGGTCCACCCCCTGGGCCGGTACCGACACCAACGGCGGGTCCGACGAGGGCGCCGTTCCGCTGCCCGCGACGGTGTTCGCGCCGCCGCTCTCCGGGGCCGACGACGAGGGGGCCCCGCCGCCGGTCGTGCCCGCCGACGCGCCCACGGCGCTGATGTCCGGCGGCAGCCATCTGCCGCGTACGAGCGTCGCTCCCGCACTGAACCCGCAGCAGGGCCCCGGTCCCGGCCCCGCCGACATCGCGGACGCGGCCACCAGCAAGGCCGTGGTGCAGCCGCGCGGCACCCGTGGGGGCGGTGCGGGCACTCCGCCGCCGCCCGGCGCCCCGGGAACTCCCGGCATGCGCCCCGGAGCGACGCCGCCGCCCTCGGGTCCGGGTGCGCCCGGTGCCCCGGCGGGCGGCTATCTGCCGACTCAGCTCGTCGCCCAGCAGGGCCCGCCCGGAGCGCCGCAGCCGCCCGGCCCGCCCGGTCCTCCGGGTGCGCCCACGCCCCCCGGCCCTCCCGCGCCACCCGGTCCGCCGGGTGCCACACCACCGCCCGGTGGCGGGATGCACCATGCGGCGACGATGTTCGCGGACCCGAGCAGCCCCGGCGGCCCGGCCGCTCCGCAGCCTCCGGGCCCGCCCGGCGTGCCCGGTGCCGGTGCGCCGCAGCCTCCCGGCCCGCCCGGTCCTCCGGGTGCACCGGGTGCACCGGGTGCGCCGCAGCCTCCCGGTCCTCCGGGTCCGCCCACGCCCCCCGCTCCTCCCGGCGGCGGCGGGGTGCACCATGCCGCGACGATGCTGGCGAGCCCCGGTCCGGTCGGCCCCCAGGCACCCCAGCCGCCCGGCCCGCCCGGCCCGCCCGGGATGCCGCTGGGCGGTGCCCCCGGCCCCGTACCGCCGAATCCCCACGCACCGCCGCCTCCGCCTCCGTCGTACGGCTATCCGCAGCAGCCCACCGGCCAGCCGACCGTCGGGCCCGGCTACCAGGCCGTCCTGCGGTTCCGGGCCCCGGACGGGAGCGAGCAGCAGCTGATCCGCCGCTCGGCGCCCGGCACCCCGCACCCGGAGTGGCAGATGCTGCACGAGCTGCGCGCGATGAACGTGCCGCCGCAGCAGGTGATCGAGCTGCACACCGAGCTGGAGTCCTGTGAGCTGCCGGGCGGATACTGCGCGCGGATGATCCGGGAGACCTGGCCGCAGGTGCGGATCACCAGCGTCGCCCCGTACGGCACCGATCACGCGAGCCGCCAGCAGGGCATGCAGCATCTGCTGACCCACCAGGGCGAGCTGCACCAGGTCGCCGACGGTCCGGCCCGCCCGGCACCGGTACGGGCTCCGCTGCCGCAGCTGCCGCCCGCCCCGGCGATTCCGCCGGAGGGGGTCGCGGAGGAGCTGGTGATGGCCTTCGGCCCGCAGGGCGTGCTCCGCTTCGACCAGCGGGCCGTGTCCCGCCAGGGAGTGCCCGAGATCGTGGCGCGGACCCTGGTGTGGGCGGGGCTGCCCGCCGATTTCGGGCCGTTCTTCTGGGCGCAGCCGGGTCAGCCGGTGGTGCCCACCCTGGCCGAGCTGGCCACGCAGCGCCAGGTGCAGCCGGCGTCCGACGCGGGCTCGTACCTCGTGATGGGGACCGACTTCGGCCGGGCGATCTGTGTGCAGTACGGCACGGCGAACATCGTGGCCGTGCCGGTGGAGGCCGGACCGGACGGCAGGCCGACGGCGC
- a CDS encoding SMI1/KNR4 family protein: protein MTTGRLGQQAAPPNAAYAGQVVHFPDPVRASRHPRGVRVDGNGHPELSPYARAAAEIADPPQGFGIDELRLTDYVSANAALAASGHELWDTIPAVATPHGWTWHHVAGGRRMELVPVEVKALLRHHAGLSTTPVDQNRRGTRPLQETRPAHFRLPKGAVAVSEQQIQGVEEDLGYRLPGAYRSFLKAAGGSAPVGAALDAELGLLVDQPFFTVREEAAVNDLLYINKCLRDHFTKDYLGVGFVQGGILAVKVRGDGIGSVWFCPYDDARDQDGWSVQERAERLLLPCGTDFDVFLQRLAGNPPELETVANLMVDGGFAQAVPVEG from the coding sequence ATGACGACAGGTCGGCTCGGGCAGCAAGCCGCGCCACCGAACGCGGCCTACGCCGGGCAGGTCGTGCACTTCCCGGACCCGGTCCGGGCGTCCCGCCACCCCAGAGGTGTGCGCGTGGACGGCAACGGCCATCCGGAACTCTCGCCGTACGCGCGTGCCGCCGCCGAGATCGCCGATCCCCCGCAGGGGTTCGGCATCGACGAACTGCGGCTCACCGACTATGTGTCGGCGAACGCCGCGCTGGCGGCGAGCGGCCACGAGCTGTGGGACACGATCCCGGCGGTGGCGACGCCGCACGGCTGGACCTGGCACCACGTGGCGGGCGGCCGGCGGATGGAGCTCGTCCCGGTCGAGGTGAAGGCGCTGCTGCGCCACCACGCCGGCCTGAGCACGACTCCGGTCGACCAGAACCGGCGCGGCACCCGCCCGTTGCAGGAGACCCGGCCCGCGCACTTCCGGCTGCCGAAGGGTGCCGTCGCGGTGAGCGAGCAGCAGATCCAGGGCGTGGAGGAGGACCTCGGCTACCGGCTGCCGGGCGCGTACCGCTCCTTCCTCAAGGCGGCGGGCGGCTCGGCCCCCGTGGGCGCGGCGCTGGACGCGGAACTCGGTCTGCTGGTGGACCAGCCGTTCTTCACCGTGCGGGAAGAGGCCGCGGTGAACGACCTGCTGTACATCAACAAGTGCCTGCGGGACCACTTCACCAAGGACTACCTGGGCGTCGGCTTCGTCCAGGGCGGCATCCTCGCCGTGAAGGTACGGGGCGACGGCATCGGTTCGGTGTGGTTCTGTCCGTACGACGACGCCAGGGACCAGGACGGCTGGAGCGTGCAGGAGCGTGCCGAACGGCTGCTGCTGCCCTGCGGTACGGACTTCGACGTCTTCCTCCAGCGGCTGGCGGGCAATCCGCCGGAGCTGGAGACCGTGGCGAACCTGATGGTGGACGGTGGCTTCGCGCAGGCCGTCCCGGTGGAGGGGTGA